A window of Centropristis striata isolate RG_2023a ecotype Rhode Island chromosome 13, C.striata_1.0, whole genome shotgun sequence genomic DNA:
AGCACACACACCAGGTCTCGTGGGATCACTTTTCACAGGTAAGCTGTAAGTTAGGGATGAGTCAACATCCACATTTCCTAAAAGAAAAGTTGAGATTTTCCATTGAACTTTTTTCCATTGAACTGATTTTCCATcagttaaccctaacccttggTACAATAATATTTATTGTACCAAGTAGATGTTATGCTGTTAGAAATGCATGTTGGTCAAGATCCCACAgttgtttttataaattaactATAGGCAGCAAACAGCAAAATACCCTGTCCACCCTGttatgacatgacatgactcattttagcatttaattTAGCATGGATGGATCTTCAGTTAGAAACATGACTCAGTTAGCATGTTTACTGTTTAGCTaatatatttcacatttcaGAAAGGTTTTTATATTAATTGATATTTAAGCTTGACAACATTCAGCTACACACAATGtgatgaaaatacaaaatataagcgtagatacttttattattattattattattattttggttgtTGGAGAATTGAATAGAAGCGATGTACTGCCTGAGCTCATTGTGAAAGGCAACAAAAGATGGTCTTCTTCCAGCAAATTTGCATTCAGGAATATGATATTTCACCATCAGTATGATGaggtttataataaatatttcattgagtttttctttatatatatatatatatatatatatcaaatagcCCAAATAGCACATCCCTctaaaacaacttaaaatcttTATCAACATTGCTtgcaataaagttacaaatatcaATCCAGAGACCTTGGaatatattgattattattagcTCTATTAGATggaattattttttgttgaagACAATTCTTTTATCTCTTGCTACGTTTCTCACGCTTTAAAGGTTTCCCAAAGACAACAGTTCAAAGAGACAATGGGAACTGGCAGTGAAACGGAAAGGTTTTGTGGCAGCTAAGAGGACCCTGCTCTGCAGTGAGCACTTCAAGCCAGAAGACTTTGACAGAACAGGGCAAACTGTCAGGCTGAGACATGGAGTCAAACCATCTCTCTTCAACTTTCCAGCTCGTTTAAAAAAGGTATGTGTGCAATTCGGCTAAAGAATTCATTCATTTCTATGATTCATACGTCCATGTAAGCATTTGATAGCTacttaacccttgtgtagtcCTCCTGTGGACTAAAGGGACCCCATGACacaagactggttttaggacatgtagaaagaaatatattagcaacctttttttttttttttttttacttttaaggcAATTCATGACcaataaattgatatataattttcacatttttttcattattattgttcaattttagtcaaatatacaaaattaggccttatttcaagagaaaaaaaaagtaataaaacctgaatatctttttcaatagtaatagtggggaaaattcttgatgggaatgcacagagtaggttatgtcaacttttattgaaacttattttttgaaaacattatacatttttagatgacagcaaaaaaaagtttttaaaaaaggacaggagggttaatgccacactttttaaaactatttgaCTGTCTGTATGTTTAGGAATAAAGTACACTACACTTCCTGATGCTAAAAACGTTTTTTAAAGGTTGTATTTTGCTTCTTACATTTTAGCAAGTACCATCGAAGACAACCAACGCTTCAAGGGAAGCAGAAGAAAGCCTTCCAGTGGACTTGCCTCAGCAATTCCCTGAAGCTGAACCTCATTCTAATATTGTGAGTATTTGCATGTAATATTTTTCAAACATATGAGAGCATCAAGACCCTGGTCATATTAAAACCTGTGTCACATTTGCTCTCTGCCACTCATTTtagacacacaaatacaaatgagTACACTTTAAAACATACTGTAGTGTGTTATTGTGATGGTTAATATTTTACAGAAAAGAGTAATTAATCTCCAGTTGAAATATGTAATCTTTAGAAAAATATGgttaatttaattattctttattacagtgagaattatctgttcatgccattttttttcattgttggtTGCTAAAGTGTACCAGTAGtggttactgtttttttttttaatactttattgcaaggcttcttactttcacaaacataatgagtcatttagttttctttaaaatattgtaccttgcaccccccccccccctttttttttttcaaggtatatattcacaaagtaaataataaaaacatagggtaaacagacaatcatatatacaaggcaaactggtattccccaaatgaggatctccaagaaaagatgacacaaaacaaacaaaaaaaacaaaacaaaacaaaaacaaaaaaagataataatatatTGAAGTGTGGTTACTGTGGTAGTGGTTACTGTAAATGTATGCAACCAGTGAAACAAGTAGACGAACACAGATAGGTGGTGCAGAGTCTAGTATGAGTGGGTTGATTGTTCGGTGATCTGTTAGTTATGCCTCTGGGCTCAGGTAGGTGGAGACTGCTCTGATTCCTCATTCAATACAGACGAGTGAGTGATGGAGCTTCGTATGGTTTCTTTATTCCTCTCTCACAATTGTTTAAtgtaactagtgcagtgcccataggaagtatgtatttgtatagtgggagattaagtagatttttcaattatggccaaatgaggttgtgtgtgaaagtgggatgtacaatgaggtgtaatactcaaGTGTAAGTGTATATTGGGAAATACATGGAAGTGCAACATAAAAAGTCAATAGAGTTAAATCTCCTTAGCATGCCAATcccgaataacagaatttgcatattacatgcagaccactacaacgtctacaactccataaaacacttacttttcata
This region includes:
- the LOC131983493 gene encoding THAP domain-containing protein 6-like, whose amino-acid sequence is MPDFCAAYGCSNERSTHTRSRGITFHRFPKDNSSKRQWELAVKRKGFVAAKRTLLCSEHFKPEDFDRTGQTVRLRHGVKPSLFNFPARLKKQVPSKTTNASREAEESLPVDLPQQFPEAEPHSNIDHNYALPASPTDLKARLSGALARVESLEREKRNSMIRERRAKKNVHALLEDLREKNLINEDLNDRLECYSDLQVDLLAKKGHE